From a single Alkalihalophilus pseudofirmus genomic region:
- a CDS encoding DUF294 nucleotidyltransferase-like domain-containing protein yields the protein MSVSKKVSFIEDEHRDEGLRQSALNEVKPSKLQDIHERMMEHAVCRALKTVESEWGSPPAHFAFFVMGSAGRLEQSYYSDQDHGIVYDDDSNEFEDYFMRLGGEITLELKAAGYEECDGKVMASTKRWCKSRAAWQKQIDQWVKEDTWETLRYVLTLADARHFMGEADYIIELKERLQHHLKAKPDLLKRLTENTGRVKKGIGFFGQLLTEPKGIHQGKFDLKQTVLFPYVNGLRLLALKENIMATSTLERMKKLPAAYGHIKSHQLSFQELLTHRLSFQRGHKEYAGIHFVNVDRLSSSDKQRLKEWVREGHELYQYIENVLMKG from the coding sequence ATGTCTGTTTCCAAGAAGGTCTCTTTTATCGAAGATGAGCACCGTGATGAAGGTTTAAGGCAATCAGCATTGAATGAAGTAAAACCGAGCAAGCTGCAAGATATTCATGAACGAATGATGGAGCATGCAGTGTGCCGGGCATTGAAAACTGTTGAAAGTGAGTGGGGAAGTCCTCCTGCTCACTTTGCTTTCTTTGTAATGGGAAGTGCAGGCAGGCTTGAGCAGTCTTATTATAGTGACCAAGATCATGGAATCGTCTATGACGATGACTCTAATGAATTTGAAGATTATTTTATGAGGCTTGGCGGTGAAATTACCTTAGAGCTGAAGGCAGCCGGCTATGAAGAGTGTGACGGTAAAGTAATGGCTTCAACAAAACGCTGGTGTAAGTCGAGGGCTGCGTGGCAAAAGCAAATCGATCAGTGGGTAAAAGAGGATACCTGGGAGACGCTTCGTTATGTGTTAACATTAGCTGATGCCAGACATTTTATGGGTGAAGCTGATTATATTATTGAGTTGAAAGAGCGTTTGCAGCATCATTTGAAAGCAAAACCAGATCTTCTTAAGCGGTTAACGGAAAACACAGGGAGAGTGAAAAAAGGAATCGGCTTTTTCGGTCAATTATTAACAGAGCCAAAAGGAATTCACCAAGGTAAATTTGACCTCAAGCAAACGGTTCTCTTTCCTTACGTGAATGGACTGCGCCTCCTTGCGTTAAAAGAAAACATTATGGCGACCTCTACCCTTGAGAGGATGAAGAAGCTTCCTGCGGCTTATGGTCATATAAAAAGCCATCAGCTTTCTTTTCAAGAATTGCTCACTCACCGGCTTTCTTTTCAACGTGGCCACAAAGAATATGCTGGGATTCACTTTGTTAATGTTGACCGCCTATCTTCTTCTGACAAACAGCGTCTAAAAGAATGGGTGCGTGAGGGGCACGAGCTGTATCAATATATTGAAAATGTATTAATGAAGGGTTGA
- the gerQ gene encoding spore coat protein GerQ encodes MYQSWNQQSPQQQPDNKDFINQQAFTQQMQGAQMQQQQPMMQQQQPMMQPQGGQFFSAQNYQVPGFVQQQFGGTGMLPLEQSFIENILRLNRGKIGTFYMTFENNSEWNAMIFRGRVEEAGRDHIVISDPDTGMYYLLLMVNLDYVTFDEPIEYEYPFNSGQGAQLAQYSPRPE; translated from the coding sequence GTGTATCAATCATGGAATCAACAATCACCACAGCAGCAACCAGATAATAAAGACTTCATTAATCAACAGGCTTTTACCCAGCAAATGCAAGGAGCTCAAATGCAGCAACAGCAACCAATGATGCAGCAACAACAGCCAATGATGCAGCCGCAAGGAGGACAGTTTTTCTCTGCTCAAAACTATCAAGTACCTGGTTTTGTTCAACAGCAATTTGGAGGCACAGGAATGCTGCCGCTTGAGCAATCATTTATAGAAAATATTCTACGTTTAAACCGAGGAAAAATTGGTACTTTTTATATGACCTTTGAAAATAATTCCGAGTGGAATGCCATGATCTTTAGAGGGCGTGTAGAAGAAGCAGGCCGTGATCATATTGTGATCAGCGACCCAGATACAGGCATGTACTATTTACTGTTAATGGTTAATTTAGATTATGTAACATTTGATGAGCCGATTGAATATGAATATCCATTTAACAGCGGCCAAGGTGCCCAGTTAGCCCAATATTCGCCAAGGCCAGAATAA
- a CDS encoding ammonium transporter, with the protein MDELFLMNNLWVMVCAVLVMLMQGGFILLEAGSTRMKNAGHIAGKTIFTIGIASLVFWAVGYGFIYGEGNLFIGLSDFFFGDFTTMFDGLAGSIDFFFQLAFAAIALTIAFGGFAERAKLSAYIVFAVLFSAFVYPIVAHWIWGDGWLAELGKQDFAGSTVVHLTGAMAALAATILLKPRLGKFNKDGSVNDLAGHNQVYTALGVLILWVGWFGFNAGSTLGVDGAFFGYVALNTQLAAAAGAVAALFIAWAILGKSDVPTMLNGALAGLVAITASCAFVAPWAAVIIGLIGGLIVFFSMKFFDKAKIDDPIFALSVHGVAGVWGTISTGFFATPELAALNGGSAGLFYGGGFSQLGVQALSVVVCGAFAFIASYVLLLVTKAIVGGLRVSEEEEILGLDLSEHGSYGYPESMPEKEEKAGA; encoded by the coding sequence ATGGATGAATTATTTTTGATGAATAACCTGTGGGTAATGGTTTGTGCGGTGCTTGTCATGTTAATGCAAGGTGGGTTTATCTTGCTTGAAGCAGGTTCAACCAGAATGAAGAATGCAGGGCATATTGCAGGGAAAACCATTTTTACAATTGGGATTGCATCACTCGTATTCTGGGCAGTAGGTTATGGATTTATATATGGCGAAGGGAATTTATTTATTGGACTAAGTGATTTCTTCTTCGGAGATTTCACCACGATGTTTGATGGCTTAGCAGGATCGATTGATTTCTTTTTCCAGCTGGCATTTGCAGCTATTGCTTTAACGATTGCCTTCGGAGGATTTGCTGAGCGTGCGAAATTATCTGCATATATCGTATTTGCCGTATTATTCTCGGCATTTGTGTATCCAATTGTTGCGCACTGGATTTGGGGTGACGGCTGGTTAGCTGAGCTTGGTAAGCAAGATTTCGCAGGTTCAACGGTTGTTCATTTAACAGGTGCAATGGCGGCCCTTGCAGCAACGATTCTATTGAAGCCTCGTCTTGGAAAGTTCAATAAAGATGGTTCAGTAAATGATTTAGCAGGGCATAACCAGGTGTATACAGCATTAGGGGTTTTAATTTTATGGGTTGGTTGGTTCGGATTTAACGCAGGTAGTACATTAGGTGTAGACGGGGCATTCTTCGGATATGTTGCATTAAACACTCAGCTTGCAGCAGCTGCTGGTGCAGTAGCCGCTCTATTTATTGCCTGGGCAATTCTCGGTAAATCAGATGTTCCGACGATGTTAAACGGGGCATTGGCAGGTCTTGTAGCCATTACAGCATCTTGTGCATTCGTTGCTCCTTGGGCAGCAGTTATTATCGGTCTTATTGGCGGACTAATCGTATTCTTCAGTATGAAATTCTTTGATAAAGCAAAAATTGACGATCCAATCTTTGCGCTGTCTGTACACGGTGTTGCTGGTGTTTGGGGTACAATCTCAACTGGATTCTTTGCTACACCAGAACTAGCAGCATTAAATGGCGGAAGTGCCGGTTTATTTTATGGCGGTGGATTTTCTCAATTAGGTGTTCAAGCATTGAGCGTAGTCGTTTGCGGAGCATTTGCTTTTATCGCATCTTATGTATTGTTGTTAGTGACAAAAGCGATTGTCGGAGGCCTGCGTGTATCTGAAGAAGAAGAAATTCTTGGTCTTGATTTAAGTGAACACGGAAGCTATGGATATCCTGAAAGCATGCCGGAAAAAGAAGAAAAAGCAGGAGCATAG
- a CDS encoding cell wall hydrolase, with protein sequence MAVIKTSSSDIDMLARLMRAEAEGEGEIGMMAAGNVMVNRVRVGCLDFTDVTSVPQMAFQSPGGFEAVQKSYFYQHARERDKRLARRAVAGERTHPAEFALWFFRPDGACPAQWWGQWNSGRYKAHCFYTPLASECPEVYSTY encoded by the coding sequence ATGGCAGTGATAAAGACGTCTTCAAGCGATATTGATATGCTCGCTCGGCTGATGCGTGCAGAGGCCGAAGGTGAAGGAGAAATCGGTATGATGGCAGCAGGAAATGTCATGGTTAACAGGGTGAGGGTTGGCTGTCTCGACTTTACAGATGTTACCTCAGTCCCCCAAATGGCCTTTCAGTCGCCAGGTGGCTTTGAAGCGGTACAAAAAAGCTATTTCTATCAACATGCGAGAGAACGGGATAAACGGCTTGCAAGACGCGCAGTGGCAGGAGAACGCACACATCCTGCAGAGTTTGCATTATGGTTCTTCAGGCCAGACGGCGCCTGCCCAGCACAGTGGTGGGGTCAATGGAACTCCGGACGCTACAAAGCACATTGCTTCTATACACCATTAGCATCCGAATGCCCAGAAGTATACTCAACGTATTAA
- a CDS encoding MerR family transcriptional regulator yields MDPTVSKKKACFPIRVVMEMTSLTARQIRYYEEQGLIKPVRNEGNQRMFSLEDIERFRLIKSYIEQGINVAGIKTILAANVQDV; encoded by the coding sequence GTGGATCCGACGGTTTCTAAAAAGAAAGCCTGTTTTCCGATTCGTGTCGTGATGGAGATGACCAGTCTTACAGCAAGGCAGATCCGTTACTACGAGGAACAAGGATTAATTAAACCGGTGCGAAATGAAGGAAACCAACGAATGTTTTCGTTAGAAGACATTGAAAGATTTAGATTAATTAAATCCTATATTGAACAGGGCATTAATGTAGCCGGTATAAAGACTATTTTGGCAGCCAACGTGCAGGATGTGTAA
- a CDS encoding YwdI family protein, which yields MNISVKSIVNQMEEQVSRLREAVDRGDVSAIREYTAVIESHCQLIKSGTSAKQTEIPEASYAHTPVQATYPNETKIISTSVQQNEPAPPKDNLLDF from the coding sequence ATGAATATTTCAGTAAAATCGATCGTCAATCAGATGGAAGAGCAGGTAAGTCGTTTGCGTGAAGCTGTTGATAGGGGCGATGTCTCGGCAATTCGTGAGTATACTGCCGTGATTGAATCTCATTGCCAGCTCATTAAAAGCGGAACCTCTGCCAAGCAGACAGAAATACCTGAGGCTTCATATGCACATACACCAGTTCAAGCTACTTATCCAAACGAGACAAAAATTATTTCAACTTCCGTGCAGCAAAATGAGCCAGCTCCGCCCAAAGATAATCTACTCGACTTTTAG
- a CDS encoding 3'-5' exonuclease — protein sequence MVMNHMVQLVKQLSTKLSPSMYASTLQSSQAEGLARLRQIQRELKNDDVLDQPLHSLSFIVFDLETSGFFPDKGDEILSIGAVKMKGAEVLFEESFYSTVQCKKEPSSDVLLLTGLTLEELQSSRPLIDVLNNFYEFVGGGTLVAHHATHEKRFMSHMTWQLMRMPFAHRIIDTTFLTRVVAHDEDLVTLDECCIYYNIPITTRHHALYDAKMTAQLWGQCLELAQEKGFSTLREIYIYLATLKK from the coding sequence ATGGTAATGAACCATATGGTGCAATTAGTCAAACAGCTATCAACTAAATTAAGCCCAAGTATGTATGCTTCGACCTTGCAAAGCTCACAAGCTGAAGGCTTAGCAAGGCTGAGGCAGATTCAAAGAGAATTAAAAAATGATGACGTACTCGATCAGCCTCTTCATTCCCTTTCTTTTATAGTTTTTGATTTAGAAACCAGCGGCTTCTTTCCCGACAAAGGAGACGAAATACTCTCAATAGGGGCCGTAAAGATGAAAGGAGCTGAGGTGCTTTTCGAAGAGAGTTTTTATTCTACAGTGCAATGTAAGAAAGAACCGTCTTCAGATGTACTGTTGCTTACAGGTCTTACGTTAGAAGAGCTCCAATCTTCAAGACCATTAATAGATGTATTAAATAATTTTTATGAATTTGTCGGCGGCGGAACTTTAGTTGCTCATCATGCTACTCATGAAAAACGTTTTATGTCTCATATGACGTGGCAGCTAATGAGGATGCCGTTTGCCCACCGAATCATTGATACAACTTTCCTTACAAGGGTGGTTGCTCACGATGAAGATCTTGTAACCTTAGATGAATGCTGCATCTACTACAATATTCCTATTACAACGAGGCATCATGCCCTCTACGATGCGAAAATGACAGCCCAACTGTGGGGTCAGTGCTTAGAGCTTGCACAAGAGAAAGGATTTTCGACGTTACGCGAGATTTATATTTATTTAGCAACATTAAAAAAATAG
- a CDS encoding YitT family protein: MKKWLMILLAIVITSIGVILLKHANIVTGGTAGLSLSVAYLLSLPFGVTFFLINIPFYIFSMMRMGWNFTFTTIISVSLLSVVTGFDYFLPAFTVPIWVGAVVGGFIIGIGLSLLFMNGSSLGGANILALFLQKRWNIDPGKTTFAFDFMVVLTSFYTVGFLRGIASVLSIAVTARVISYFKNEIARRREEPSKEKVLKQQPKQQVPVTE, encoded by the coding sequence ATGAAGAAATGGCTGATGATCTTGCTTGCGATTGTTATCACAAGTATAGGTGTTATTCTTTTGAAGCATGCAAATATTGTTACGGGCGGAACAGCAGGTCTTTCATTAAGTGTGGCATACTTATTAAGCCTGCCATTCGGGGTGACGTTCTTCTTAATTAATATTCCATTTTATATTTTCTCAATGATGAGAATGGGCTGGAATTTCACGTTTACCACCATTATTTCTGTAAGCTTATTATCGGTTGTCACAGGGTTTGACTACTTTTTGCCTGCTTTCACTGTACCGATCTGGGTAGGTGCGGTTGTCGGCGGATTTATAATTGGTATTGGTCTATCTCTTTTATTTATGAATGGGTCATCTCTTGGTGGAGCCAACATTTTAGCATTGTTCCTTCAGAAACGCTGGAATATTGACCCGGGCAAAACGACATTTGCCTTTGATTTCATGGTTGTTTTAACAAGCTTTTATACAGTTGGATTCTTACGCGGTATCGCATCGGTTCTCTCGATAGCCGTTACGGCACGAGTAATCAGCTACTTTAAAAACGAAATTGCTAGAAGAAGAGAAGAGCCTTCTAAAGAGAAGGTGCTAAAGCAGCAGCCTAAACAGCAAGTTCCAGTAACTGAATAG
- a CDS encoding GNAT family N-acetyltransferase: MSKLNIRPYTLEDYEGLLDVQKEAFPPPFPEELWWSKEQIRSHVETFPKGALVAEIDGVIVGSATSLIIQYTGEPHTWDEVSDKGFIRRSHNPHGDSLYGIDVCVRPSYRGRGIAGALYEARKEVVEELELTRFLAGCRVPNYHEYAQHLDIDSYIKKVHSGEIHDLVLSFMIKQGLTPLQALPNYLDDDESLDYAVLVEWQNKL; encoded by the coding sequence ATGAGTAAATTGAACATTCGCCCATATACATTAGAGGATTATGAAGGGTTGCTTGATGTTCAGAAAGAAGCATTCCCGCCGCCTTTTCCTGAGGAATTGTGGTGGAGCAAGGAACAAATAAGATCGCATGTGGAAACATTTCCAAAGGGAGCTCTTGTCGCTGAGATTGATGGAGTAATCGTCGGGTCAGCTACCTCCCTTATTATTCAATATACTGGCGAGCCGCACACCTGGGATGAGGTAAGTGACAAAGGCTTTATTCGCCGCAGCCATAATCCACACGGGGACAGCTTATACGGAATTGATGTCTGTGTAAGACCTAGTTATCGTGGCCGAGGGATTGCAGGTGCCCTGTACGAAGCAAGAAAAGAGGTTGTGGAAGAGCTTGAACTCACCCGATTCTTAGCTGGCTGCAGAGTTCCTAATTATCATGAATATGCTCAGCACTTAGATATTGATTCCTACATTAAAAAGGTACATTCAGGCGAGATTCACGACCTTGTTTTATCGTTCATGATCAAACAAGGTCTGACTCCTCTGCAAGCTCTGCCGAATTATTTAGATGATGATGAGTCTCTTGACTACGCGGTTTTAGTTGAATGGCAAAACAAACTATAA
- a CDS encoding DUF423 domain-containing protein yields the protein MAKLFILLGSIVMALSVAIGAFGAHGLEPRLSERMMKNYQTGVQYHMIHGIGLLIVGIVALKLTSSSMLNGAGWSFLIGIILFSGSLYAMALTGITKLGAITPIGGLAFIVGWVLLGVAAVRGL from the coding sequence ATGGCTAAACTATTTATTTTACTAGGCAGTATTGTTATGGCATTGTCTGTAGCGATTGGAGCATTTGGGGCACATGGACTTGAGCCGCGTTTATCAGAGCGTATGATGAAAAATTACCAAACAGGCGTGCAATATCATATGATACATGGGATTGGATTATTAATTGTTGGGATCGTAGCACTGAAACTGACTTCATCAAGCATGTTAAACGGGGCAGGCTGGAGTTTTCTTATTGGAATTATTTTATTCTCAGGAAGCTTGTATGCCATGGCGTTAACAGGCATTACTAAACTTGGAGCGATTACACCGATTGGCGGATTAGCATTTATTGTCGGCTGGGTGCTCTTAGGGGTTGCCGCTGTTAGAGGCTTGTAA